A part of Nocardioides sp. WS12 genomic DNA contains:
- the ykgO gene encoding type B 50S ribosomal protein L36 gives MKVRNSLRSLKAKPGAQVVRRRGRTYVINKQNPRFKGRQG, from the coding sequence ATGAAGGTCCGCAACTCGCTCCGCTCACTCAAGGCCAAGCCCGGCGCCCAGGTGGTGCGCCGACGCGGCCGGACCTACGTGATCAACAAGCAGAACCCTCGCTTCAAGGGCCGCCAGGGCTGA
- the rpmF gene encoding 50S ribosomal protein L32, with amino-acid sequence MAVPKRRTSRSNSRHRRSQWKATAPDLVPVTIEGVLHRVPRRLVGAVMDGLVDPRTGRPTRRGTR; translated from the coding sequence ATGGCAGTCCCGAAGCGTCGTACGTCCCGAAGCAACAGCCGGCACCGCCGTTCGCAATGGAAGGCGACTGCCCCCGACCTCGTGCCCGTCACGATCGAAGGCGTCCTGCACCGTGTCCCCCGCCGACTGGTGGGCGCCGTGATGGACGGCCTCGTCGACCCACGCACCGGCCGCCCGACCCGAAGGGGGACCCGATGA
- a CDS encoding DUF4031 domain-containing protein: protein MIYIDDMQLPAQVGPVYGVWSHLLSDLPGEAGTAELLAFAERLGIDARWIQKAGTTTEHFDVREPTRQRALELGATPIRYGRAVAAITRAKRDVSGR from the coding sequence GTGATCTACATCGACGACATGCAGCTCCCCGCACAGGTCGGCCCGGTGTACGGCGTCTGGTCCCACCTGCTGTCGGACCTGCCCGGCGAGGCCGGCACCGCCGAGCTGCTCGCCTTCGCCGAACGCCTCGGGATCGATGCCCGCTGGATCCAGAAGGCGGGTACGACGACCGAGCACTTCGACGTCCGGGAACCGACCCGGCAGCGGGCACTCGAACTCGGCGCCACCCCGATCCGGTACGGCCGGGCCGTCGCTGCGATCACCCGGGCCAAGCGCGACGTCAGCGGCCGGTGA
- a CDS encoding nuclear transport factor 2 family protein, producing the protein MADYPFGPPARRNSVLVPLLIGLVAMALVAAAAVVVVLLAWPEDSKDDEGRASDGTSSGTSSAVSSRDRNEVREAAREAAVTLIDYDPRTLDGKAAAVAEVSTPEFASETLQTLDQIAPSVTESEATGRVTISADGIVGIDGDSAIVLMYLNQLTTRPGSDPVTTSSAATMLMAKVDGEWLADGLEVDAELDGPDERDDTRNEVLRAATTFGEAFTAFDHRTFEDDTTRVLSLSTGVFAQQYREGLADLERLSTASQTVSEGEAWSSGVADLGGDHATVLVATKGTVTDNRGESQARNYRLRLILDLVGGKWLVSDAEFVS; encoded by the coding sequence ATGGCGGATTACCCCTTCGGTCCCCCTGCTCGCCGCAATTCGGTACTGGTGCCCCTGCTGATCGGCCTCGTCGCCATGGCCCTGGTCGCGGCCGCAGCCGTGGTCGTCGTACTGCTGGCCTGGCCGGAGGACAGCAAGGACGACGAGGGGCGTGCGTCAGACGGCACCTCGTCCGGCACCTCGTCCGCAGTGAGCAGCCGAGATCGCAACGAAGTCCGTGAGGCCGCACGCGAGGCGGCGGTCACGCTGATCGACTACGACCCCCGCACCCTGGACGGCAAGGCGGCCGCCGTCGCGGAGGTGTCGACCCCGGAGTTCGCCTCGGAAACCCTGCAGACCCTCGACCAGATCGCTCCCAGCGTCACCGAGAGCGAGGCGACCGGACGTGTCACCATCAGCGCCGACGGCATCGTGGGCATCGACGGGGACAGCGCCATCGTGCTGATGTACCTCAACCAGTTGACCACCAGGCCCGGCAGCGATCCGGTCACGACCTCGTCCGCGGCGACGATGCTGATGGCAAAGGTCGACGGTGAGTGGCTCGCCGACGGCCTCGAGGTCGACGCGGAGCTGGACGGGCCCGACGAGCGCGACGACACCCGCAACGAGGTGCTGCGAGCGGCGACCACCTTCGGGGAGGCCTTCACCGCCTTCGACCACCGCACGTTCGAGGACGACACCACCCGCGTCCTCTCGCTGTCGACCGGGGTGTTCGCACAGCAATACCGCGAAGGCCTCGCGGACCTGGAGCGCTTGTCGACCGCGTCGCAGACCGTGTCGGAGGGCGAGGCCTGGTCGTCGGGAGTTGCGGACCTGGGCGGCGATCACGCGACGGTCCTGGTCGCCACGAAGGGCACCGTCACCGACAACCGCGGCGAGTCCCAGGCCCGGAATTACCGGCTGCGGTTGATCCTGGACCTGGTCGGTGGCAAGTGGCTCGTGTCCGACGCGGAGTTCGTCTCGTGA
- the rpmB gene encoding 50S ribosomal protein L28 — translation MSQVCQVTGARPAFGNNVSHSHRRTRRRFDPNIQRKRYWVPSLGRHLTLRVSARGIKTIDQRGIEAVVTDLRARGEI, via the coding sequence ATGTCCCAGGTGTGCCAGGTGACCGGCGCCCGACCGGCGTTCGGCAACAACGTGTCCCACTCGCACCGCCGTACCCGACGGCGCTTCGACCCCAACATCCAGCGCAAGCGCTACTGGGTGCCCTCGCTCGGACGGCATCTCACGCTGCGGGTCAGTGCTCGCGGCATCAAGACCATCGACCAGCGCGGAATCGAAGCGGTCGTTACTGACCTGCGCGCACGAGGGGAGATCTGA
- the rpmG gene encoding 50S ribosomal protein L33 codes for MANKGSDVRPIVKLRSTAGTGYTYVTRKNRRNDPDRMTIRKYDPVVRRHVDFREER; via the coding sequence ATGGCGAACAAGGGATCCGACGTGCGACCGATCGTGAAGCTGCGCTCCACCGCGGGCACGGGCTACACGTACGTGACCCGCAAGAACCGTCGCAACGACCCCGACCGGATGACGATCCGCAAGTACGACCCGGTCGTACGGCGCCACGTCGACTTCCGTGAGGAGCGCTGA
- a CDS encoding crotonase/enoyl-CoA hydratase family protein, whose translation MSEPRFTLAYDGPVATVTLAGPGGKAVMDDEFFIELADTVATLDANPDVRAIVFTGSGKHFSFGLDLGQAFATFAPLFEQTHAGGRTELLDMIRRWQGCIDAVANSRTPTVAAITGWCIGGGVDLAAACDVRVASADAVFSVREAKMAIVADLGSLQRLVGVIGDGHLRELALTGDDIDAARALSIGLVNSVYDDATAARTAAVELAGRIAANSPLVSRGIKDVLDSERGPRVEAGLRYTATWNAAFLVSDDLKEALTSFAERRPPEFTGR comes from the coding sequence ATGAGCGAGCCGCGCTTCACCCTCGCGTACGACGGCCCGGTCGCCACCGTGACCCTGGCCGGCCCCGGCGGCAAGGCCGTGATGGACGACGAGTTCTTCATTGAGCTGGCCGACACCGTCGCGACGCTCGACGCGAACCCCGACGTCCGCGCGATCGTGTTCACCGGCAGCGGCAAGCACTTCTCGTTCGGCCTCGACCTCGGCCAGGCGTTCGCGACCTTCGCACCCCTCTTCGAGCAGACCCATGCCGGCGGACGGACCGAGCTGCTGGACATGATCCGGCGCTGGCAGGGCTGCATCGACGCCGTCGCCAACAGCCGCACCCCGACCGTCGCGGCCATCACGGGCTGGTGCATCGGTGGCGGTGTCGACCTCGCGGCGGCGTGCGACGTCCGGGTGGCCTCGGCCGACGCGGTGTTCAGCGTCCGCGAGGCCAAGATGGCGATCGTCGCCGACCTCGGCAGCCTCCAGCGCCTGGTCGGCGTGATCGGCGACGGCCACCTGCGCGAGCTGGCCCTCACCGGCGACGACATCGACGCGGCCCGGGCGCTGTCGATCGGCCTGGTCAACAGCGTGTACGACGACGCGACCGCCGCCCGCACCGCCGCTGTCGAGCTGGCGGGCCGGATCGCCGCCAACTCGCCGCTGGTCTCCCGGGGGATCAAGGACGTCCTCGACTCCGAGCGCGGCCCGAGGGTCGAGGCAGGGCTGCGCTACACCGCCACCTGGAACGCCGCGTTCCTCGTCAGCGACGACCTGAAGGAGGCGCTGACCTCCTTCGCGGAGCGCCGGCCTCCGGAGTTCACCGGCCGCTGA
- a CDS encoding glyceraldehyde-3-phosphate dehydrogenase: protein MSVTEDKFDRWKHHEELAEAAIPIIGKLQREKDVTILLHSRSLVNKSAVSILKTHRFARMIEGEELSISETFPFLEAIAALDLGAAKIDLALLLGSYKASNTNLSPAEFTALALSDATGDNKTSAAGPQDIVLYGFGRIGRLVARLLVEKSGSGNGLRLRAIVVRKGGEGDLAKRASLLRRDSVHGQFNGTITVDEENNLIIANGNVIKVIYSNDPTTIDYTDYGISDAILIDNTGKWRDREGLSNHLRPGIAKVLLTAPGKGDVPNIVHGVNHLETDLDEKILSCASCTTNAIVPPLKAMEDEFGISRGHVETVHSFTNDQNLLDNYHPADRRGRSAPLNLVITETGAASAVAKVLPDLNAKITGNSIRVPTPDVSIAILSLQLKRETTREEVLEHLRKTSLTGPLSRQLDYTTASDAVSTDFIGSRASSVIDGNAAIVDGDSAILYVWYDNEFGYSCQVLRTVQYVSGVEYPTLPRV from the coding sequence GTGAGCGTCACCGAGGACAAGTTCGACCGCTGGAAGCACCACGAGGAGCTCGCCGAGGCGGCGATCCCGATCATCGGCAAGCTGCAGCGCGAGAAGGACGTCACGATCCTTCTGCACAGCCGCTCGCTGGTGAACAAGTCGGCGGTCAGCATTCTCAAGACCCACCGCTTCGCCCGGATGATCGAGGGCGAGGAGCTGTCGATCTCCGAGACGTTCCCGTTCCTCGAGGCGATCGCGGCGCTCGACCTCGGCGCCGCGAAGATCGACCTCGCGCTCCTGCTCGGCAGCTACAAGGCGTCCAACACCAACCTGAGCCCGGCGGAGTTCACCGCCCTGGCCCTGTCCGACGCGACCGGCGACAACAAGACGAGTGCCGCCGGCCCGCAGGACATCGTCCTCTACGGCTTCGGCCGGATCGGCCGTCTGGTCGCCCGCCTCCTCGTCGAGAAGTCCGGCTCCGGCAACGGCCTGCGCCTGCGCGCCATCGTCGTCCGCAAGGGCGGCGAGGGTGACCTCGCCAAGCGCGCGTCGCTGCTGCGTCGCGACTCGGTGCACGGCCAGTTCAACGGCACGATCACCGTCGATGAGGAGAACAACCTCATCATCGCCAACGGCAACGTCATCAAGGTCATCTACAGCAACGACCCCACGACGATCGACTACACCGACTACGGCATCAGCGACGCCATCCTGATCGACAACACCGGCAAGTGGCGCGACCGCGAGGGCCTCTCCAACCACCTGCGCCCCGGCATCGCGAAGGTCCTGCTGACCGCGCCCGGCAAGGGTGACGTGCCCAACATCGTGCACGGCGTGAACCACCTCGAGACCGACCTGGACGAGAAGATCCTGTCCTGCGCGTCGTGTACGACGAACGCGATCGTCCCGCCGCTCAAGGCGATGGAGGACGAGTTCGGCATCAGCCGCGGTCACGTGGAGACGGTGCACTCGTTCACCAACGACCAGAACCTGCTGGACAACTACCACCCGGCCGACCGCCGCGGTCGCTCCGCGCCGCTCAACCTGGTCATCACCGAGACCGGCGCCGCCTCGGCCGTCGCGAAGGTGCTCCCGGACCTGAACGCCAAGATCACCGGCAACTCGATCCGGGTCCCCACCCCCGACGTGTCGATCGCGATCCTCTCGCTGCAGCTCAAGCGCGAGACCACCCGCGAAGAGGTGCTCGAGCACCTGCGCAAGACGTCCCTCACCGGGCCGCTGAGCCGCCAGCTCGACTACACGACCGCCAGCGACGCGGTGTCCACCGACTTCATCGGCTCGCGCGCGTCCTCGGTGATCGACGGCAACGCCGCGATCGTCGACGGCGACTCCGCGATCCTCTACGTCTGGTACGACAACGAGTTCGGCTACTCCTGCCAGGTGCTGCGCACCGTCCAGTACGTCTCGGGCGTCGAGTACCCGACGCTTCCGCGCGTCTGA
- the rpsN gene encoding 30S ribosomal protein S14, with translation MAKQSKIVADRRRRSVVEKYAARRAELKEQVRRAAPGSRELEEAVRALARLPRDASPVRLRNRDQVDGRPRGHLRKAGLSRIRFREMAHRGELPGITKSSW, from the coding sequence ATGGCCAAGCAGAGCAAGATCGTCGCCGACCGACGACGTCGGTCCGTCGTCGAGAAGTACGCCGCCCGCCGGGCCGAGCTGAAGGAGCAGGTACGGCGGGCGGCGCCCGGGTCGCGCGAACTGGAGGAGGCTGTGCGGGCCCTGGCCCGGCTGCCCCGCGACGCCTCGCCGGTGCGCCTGCGCAACCGCGACCAGGTCGACGGTCGTCCGCGGGGCCACCTGCGCAAGGCCGGGCTCTCCCGGATCCGGTTTCGTGAAATGGCCCACCGCGGCGAGCTGCCCGGGATCACGAAGTCGAGTTGGTGA
- a CDS encoding C40 family peptidase, whose protein sequence is MSTTLSRVSARLLVVPLAASLLVFAPSDTAHADESLAPAPVVSTSTAAEPVAAPAPVVKKKIKKKKLAVGRRALKVAKTRAGRPYVYGANGPNAFDCSGLVQWSFRKVGKKLPRTSGAQAGATRRVKNPRRGDLVFFSNGGRVYHVGIYAGNHTIWHASRPGAPVKKERIWTNSVFYGRVR, encoded by the coding sequence ATGTCCACCACCCTTTCGCGCGTCAGCGCACGCCTACTCGTCGTACCGCTTGCCGCTTCGCTGCTCGTCTTCGCACCGAGCGACACCGCGCACGCCGACGAGTCCCTCGCTCCGGCTCCCGTGGTCAGCACGTCCACCGCGGCCGAGCCGGTCGCGGCACCCGCCCCGGTCGTCAAGAAGAAGATCAAGAAGAAGAAGCTCGCCGTCGGCCGGCGCGCCCTGAAGGTCGCCAAGACCCGCGCCGGCAGGCCTTACGTGTACGGCGCCAACGGTCCGAACGCGTTCGACTGCTCCGGCCTGGTGCAGTGGTCCTTCCGCAAGGTCGGCAAGAAGCTCCCCCGTACGTCGGGCGCCCAGGCCGGCGCGACGCGTCGCGTCAAGAACCCCCGTCGCGGTGACCTCGTGTTCTTCTCCAACGGTGGCCGCGTCTACCACGTCGGCATCTACGCCGGGAACCACACGATCTGGCACGCCTCGCGTCCCGGCGCTCCGGTCAAGAAGGAACGGATCTGGACGAACTCGGTCTTCTACGGCCGCGTGCGCTGA
- a CDS encoding LLM class F420-dependent oxidoreductase — MRLGMIIDYSGGFAETVELLQEYERNGLDLVAVAEAYSFDSVSQLGYIAAKTERLELMSGIFQIYTRTPSLTAMTAAGLDFVSNGRFTLGLGASGPQVIEGFHGVKYDAPLGRTREVIEICRQVWQRQPVQFEGKHYTVPLTKEHGGSGLGKPLKLINHPVRSNIPISVAALGPKNVALVAELANGWQPLFFHPSKAQQAWGESLEEGFSKRDPALGELDIQLQVHYFIGEPSPEAIQTVRNQLALYIGGMGARDKNFYNQLACRYGYEAEAKDIQDLYLSGKKAEAAAVVPDDLIEAVTLLGDEDAIRRQLAEFDAAGIRTLLLNSLAGTSEERVSQLSRLSELVAETNAKEGA; from the coding sequence ATGCGCCTCGGCATGATCATCGACTACTCGGGCGGCTTCGCCGAGACCGTGGAACTGCTCCAGGAGTACGAGCGCAACGGCCTCGACCTGGTCGCCGTCGCGGAGGCGTACTCCTTCGACTCGGTCAGCCAGCTCGGCTACATCGCGGCCAAGACCGAGCGCCTCGAGCTGATGTCGGGCATCTTCCAGATCTACACGCGCACCCCGTCGCTGACCGCGATGACCGCCGCTGGCCTGGACTTCGTGTCCAACGGCCGGTTCACGCTCGGCCTGGGCGCGAGCGGACCGCAGGTCATCGAGGGCTTCCACGGCGTGAAGTACGACGCCCCGCTGGGTCGCACGCGCGAGGTGATCGAGATCTGCCGCCAGGTGTGGCAGCGCCAGCCCGTGCAGTTCGAGGGCAAGCACTACACAGTGCCGCTGACCAAGGAGCACGGCGGCTCGGGCCTCGGGAAGCCGCTCAAGCTCATCAACCACCCCGTGCGCTCGAACATCCCGATCTCCGTCGCCGCCCTCGGCCCGAAGAACGTCGCGCTCGTCGCCGAGCTGGCCAACGGCTGGCAGCCGCTGTTCTTCCACCCCTCGAAGGCGCAGCAGGCCTGGGGCGAGTCGCTCGAGGAGGGTTTCAGCAAGCGCGACCCCGCGCTCGGTGAGCTCGACATCCAGTTGCAGGTGCACTACTTCATCGGCGAGCCCTCGCCCGAGGCCATCCAGACGGTCCGCAACCAGCTGGCGCTCTACATCGGTGGGATGGGCGCCCGGGACAAGAACTTCTACAACCAGCTCGCCTGCCGCTACGGCTACGAAGCCGAGGCCAAGGACATCCAGGACCTCTACCTGTCGGGCAAGAAGGCCGAGGCCGCGGCCGTCGTACCGGACGACCTGATCGAAGCGGTCACGCTGCTGGGCGACGAGGACGCGATCCGTCGCCAGCTGGCCGAGTTCGACGCCGCGGGCATCCGCACGCTGCTGCTCAACTCGCTCGCCGGGACGTCGGAGGAGCGAGTCAGCCAGTTGAGCCGCCTGTCCGAACTCGTCGCCGAGACGAACGCGAAGGAAGGCGCCTGA
- a CDS encoding MarR family transcriptional regulator has protein sequence MSTTTRWLDAEEQQAWRAWVDLNSQLSARLNRELQAANGLSIADYEILVALTDQLTDEGVDDCSLRMFELGERLQWEKSRVSKQITRMEARGLVVRRHCADDRRGAFVDLTEQGMAAIAAAAPGHVELVRELFFDGMDREQVAALTTYATTVLARLTTD, from the coding sequence ATGAGTACGACGACGCGATGGCTCGACGCCGAGGAGCAGCAGGCCTGGCGGGCCTGGGTCGACCTGAACTCGCAACTCAGCGCGCGACTCAACCGTGAACTCCAGGCCGCCAACGGCCTCTCCATCGCCGACTACGAGATCCTCGTGGCGCTGACCGACCAGCTGACTGACGAGGGCGTCGACGACTGCTCGCTGCGGATGTTCGAACTCGGCGAACGCCTCCAGTGGGAGAAGAGCCGTGTCTCCAAGCAGATCACCCGGATGGAGGCGCGCGGCCTCGTCGTACGACGACACTGCGCCGACGACCGTCGGGGAGCCTTCGTGGACCTGACCGAGCAGGGCATGGCCGCGATCGCCGCAGCCGCCCCCGGTCACGTGGAACTGGTGCGCGAACTGTTCTTCGACGGCATGGACCGCGAGCAGGTGGCCGCACTGACGACGTACGCCACGACGGTGCTGGCCCGCCTCACCACTGACTAG
- a CDS encoding FAD-dependent oxidoreductase, with protein MDLQQEYDVVVVGSGGGALTGAALAAKAGLSTLVLERTPLIGGTSAYSGGACWLPGTEVQQRAGLPDSTEGARTYLAAVLKEADQERVEALLTQAPKLVAALEADDLMDFEWIPFSEYYDAPGRVPMGRSIQPATIKRADLDPAVGELLRPPVERDRVGGPGRSTLSGGQALIGRLAAIVLRDGGTIATEHHVIGLRRNEEGRATTVIADGPDGPVEITARRGVLIAAGGFEGSAERRAEHGTPGRAEWTMAPQGTNTGEIIDAAAAIGGATDWSGEGWFCPGLLQPDGSGAFTLGFRGGLMVDQTARRYGNECLPYDQFGRVMAGSEDRTPSWFVFDSREGGALPAIAIPEGDRAEHLATGTWVQADSLEELAAAAGLDPAVLTQTVERFNGFTTTGIDEDFGRGQDEYDTFFSSAGKPNKALVPIDQTPYFAAKFVLSDLGTKGGLVTDASARVLDEAGAPIPGLYAASNSTASVFGSAYPGPGAPLGAAMAFASLAVEDMLR; from the coding sequence ATGGACCTGCAGCAGGAGTACGACGTCGTGGTGGTCGGTTCGGGCGGAGGCGCCCTGACCGGTGCCGCCCTCGCAGCCAAGGCCGGACTGAGCACCCTGGTGCTGGAGCGGACACCGCTCATCGGCGGCACGTCGGCGTACTCGGGCGGCGCCTGCTGGCTGCCCGGCACCGAGGTCCAGCAGCGTGCCGGGCTGCCCGACTCGACCGAGGGTGCGCGCACCTACCTCGCCGCCGTCCTCAAGGAGGCGGACCAGGAGCGGGTCGAGGCACTCCTCACGCAGGCGCCGAAGCTGGTCGCGGCGCTCGAGGCCGACGACCTGATGGACTTCGAGTGGATCCCGTTCTCGGAGTACTACGACGCCCCGGGCCGGGTCCCGATGGGTCGCTCCATCCAGCCCGCCACCATCAAGCGGGCCGACCTCGACCCCGCCGTCGGCGAACTCCTGCGCCCGCCGGTCGAGCGCGACCGCGTGGGCGGCCCGGGACGGTCCACGCTCTCCGGCGGCCAGGCGCTGATCGGCCGGCTCGCGGCCATCGTGCTGCGCGACGGCGGCACCATCGCGACCGAACACCACGTCATCGGCTTGCGCCGCAACGAGGAAGGCCGCGCGACGACGGTCATCGCGGACGGCCCCGACGGCCCCGTGGAGATCACCGCACGACGTGGCGTCCTGATCGCCGCGGGCGGCTTCGAGGGCAGCGCCGAACGGCGGGCAGAGCACGGCACTCCTGGTCGCGCCGAGTGGACGATGGCGCCGCAGGGCACCAACACCGGCGAGATCATCGACGCTGCAGCGGCCATCGGTGGCGCCACCGACTGGTCCGGCGAGGGCTGGTTCTGCCCGGGCCTGTTGCAGCCCGACGGCAGCGGCGCCTTCACGCTCGGCTTCCGCGGCGGCCTGATGGTCGACCAGACCGCCCGGCGCTACGGCAACGAGTGCCTTCCCTACGACCAGTTCGGACGGGTCATGGCCGGCTCCGAGGACCGCACCCCGTCGTGGTTCGTCTTCGACTCCCGTGAGGGTGGCGCGCTGCCCGCGATCGCGATCCCCGAGGGTGACCGCGCCGAGCACCTCGCCACCGGCACCTGGGTGCAGGCGGACTCCCTCGAGGAGCTCGCCGCTGCCGCCGGCCTCGACCCCGCCGTCCTCACCCAGACCGTCGAGCGCTTCAACGGCTTCACGACGACGGGCATCGACGAGGACTTCGGTCGCGGCCAGGACGAGTACGACACGTTCTTCTCGAGCGCCGGCAAGCCCAACAAGGCGCTCGTCCCGATCGACCAGACGCCGTACTTCGCCGCGAAGTTCGTGCTTTCCGACCTCGGCACCAAGGGCGGGCTCGTCACCGACGCGTCGGCCCGCGTCCTCGACGAAGCCGGCGCACCGATCCCCGGCCTGTACGCCGCCAGCAACTCGACCGCCTCGGTGTTCGGCTCCGCCTACCCCGGGCCCGGCGCACCGCTCGGCGCTGCGATGGCGTTCGCCTCGCTCGCCGTGGAAGACATGCTGCGCTGA
- a CDS encoding GTP-binding protein encodes MRVPVVLISGVNPDAMASTMVGLQFDLPGAVAVRHAIDVERGLLTRTVSDLTGVVETHETLLEHACVSCAIREDIVPTLERLARDGRWQSIVAHLPVGAEAAHLCSVLTWDTRLARFLRISAVVTAVGSIDPVHDLLGDDLLADRGHHCSHDDRRGVGEVLAAMVEYADVVTFNDARDQVDPVARGLVTALARPDVAITEGGHGLEGATLTGRLHQHTRTDAWTSPTRVDALPDLRTEGIWRLDLQSLHAFHPERLLESLELLGAGAHRSRGCFWLPTRPGRALTWDGAGGQVSIGDHAGWALRSPFTRLVITGVGAAPASLRTSFDDLLVRPGESGTWSVSEDGFEPWLGPIREVA; translated from the coding sequence ATGAGGGTGCCCGTCGTCCTGATCTCCGGGGTCAACCCCGACGCCATGGCGTCGACCATGGTGGGACTCCAGTTCGACCTGCCCGGCGCGGTCGCCGTACGCCACGCCATCGACGTCGAGCGCGGCCTGTTGACCCGGACCGTCAGCGACCTGACCGGGGTCGTGGAGACCCACGAGACCCTGCTCGAGCACGCCTGCGTCAGCTGCGCCATCCGCGAGGACATCGTGCCGACACTGGAGCGACTGGCTCGCGACGGTCGCTGGCAGAGCATCGTGGCCCATCTCCCCGTCGGCGCCGAAGCCGCACACCTGTGCTCGGTGCTGACCTGGGACACCCGACTGGCCCGCTTCCTGCGGATCTCCGCGGTCGTCACGGCCGTGGGCTCGATCGACCCGGTGCACGACCTGCTCGGCGACGACCTGCTCGCCGATCGCGGGCACCACTGCTCGCACGACGATCGTCGAGGCGTGGGCGAAGTGCTCGCCGCGATGGTGGAGTACGCCGACGTGGTGACCTTCAACGATGCCCGGGACCAGGTGGACCCGGTGGCGCGTGGCCTCGTCACTGCCCTCGCGCGACCGGATGTGGCCATCACCGAAGGGGGCCACGGACTCGAGGGCGCCACCCTGACCGGGCGCCTGCACCAGCACACGCGCACCGATGCGTGGACCTCACCCACCCGTGTCGACGCCCTGCCCGACCTCCGGACCGAGGGCATCTGGCGGCTCGACCTCCAGTCGCTGCACGCCTTCCACCCCGAGCGCCTCCTGGAGTCGCTGGAGTTGCTCGGCGCGGGCGCGCATCGCTCCCGCGGCTGCTTCTGGCTGCCCACCCGACCCGGACGGGCACTGACGTGGGACGGCGCCGGGGGCCAGGTCAGCATCGGCGACCACGCAGGCTGGGCACTCCGGAGCCCGTTCACCCGGCTCGTCATCACGGGCGTGGGCGCCGCCCCCGCCTCGTTGCGCACGTCGTTCGACGACCTGCTGGTGCGACCGGGCGAGAGCGGCACGTGGTCGGTGAGCGAGGACGGGTTCGAGCCGTGGCTCGGCCCGATCAGGGAGGTGGCGTGA